In one Nicotiana tomentosiformis chromosome 6, ASM39032v3, whole genome shotgun sequence genomic region, the following are encoded:
- the LOC104103468 gene encoding pectinesterase/pectinesterase inhibitor PPE8B-like, giving the protein MTWLIVITVWLTVLTFTGESQQPRAIVAQDGSGDFTTITGAIFASPNHSVQPYYIKVKTGTYHEYVQIEKWKTNIVLIGVKGQGFTAQDITFRNEAGPWKYQAVALVAEADYISFYRCRFEGYQDTLYTRFGKHFYRDCQVLGTIDFICGHATAVFQNSIIEVRAPIPGQFNTITAQKREEEGEATGIVLQNCTIKATPELEKMGKNVTTYLGRPWGNYSRTVFMQSDIDLLINPNGWIEFTNETLIRPYYLEYMNRGEGANTMGRVKWAIVTSDPKIASNFTVRNFINGDKWIPFTIPYYLDLA; this is encoded by the exons ATGACGTGGCTGATTGTTATAACCGTTTGGTTAACTGTCTTAACGTTTACTGGAGAAAGCCAACAACCACGTGCAATAGTTGCACAGGATGGGTCAGGAGATTTTACTACTATAACGGGTGCAATTTTTGCATCTCCAAACCATAGTGTACAGCCATACTACATAAAAGTAAAAACAGGAACTTACCATGAATACGTTCAAATTGAAAAATGGAAGACCAATATAGTTCTAATCG GTGTCAAAGGGCAAGGCTTCACAGCCCAAGACATCACTTTTAGGAATGAAGCTGGACCATGGAAGTATCAAGCCGTAGCATTAGTGGCCGAAGCTGATTACATTAGCTTCTATAGGTGCCGTTTCGAGGGGTATCAGGATACCCTGTACACAAGATTTGGCAAACACTTTTATAGGGACTGTCAAGTATTGGGCACCATAGACTTCATATGTGGACACGCAACTGCAGTGTTTCAAAACTCCATTATTGAAGTGCGCGCGCCAATTCCTGGACAGTTTAATACAATCACAGCACAGAAAAGAGAAGAAGAGGGTGAAGCAACTGGAATTGTGTTGCAAAATTGCACAATAAAAGCAACACCAGAATTGGAGAAAATGGGTAAAAATGTTACAACGTATTTAGGACGACCATGGGGTAATTACTCAAGAACAGTGTTCATGCAAAGTGACATTGACCTTTTAATAAATCCAAACGGATGGATAGAGTTTACAAATGAGACCCTAATTCGCCCATATTATCTGGAATACATGAACAGGGGAGAAGGTGCAAATACTATGGGACGTGTGAAGTGGGCAATCGTCACTAGTGATCCAAAAATTGCATCGAACTTCACCGTTAGGAACTTCATAAACGGTGATAAATGGATTCCCTTCACTATTCCGTATTATTTAGATCTAGCTTAG